A genomic window from Luteolibacter sp. LG18 includes:
- a CDS encoding CHAD domain-containing protein yields the protein MTGDSMPTPAEVRERLVEDCLAMEGGLRHLLDPKARVADETHALRKKGKSLRGGLVLLRAPKSAVRAVGAVGRFLGAPRDSVSRQTTWRRLDLEEGPYAEEPSVAAIGALLDVHAHTATRRPPPVAVEWAEARLRHARAALVAIPDEHLDRRVEKGRRFLAKRLRKRLKAVGHDPGAEELHEARKAIKAWLGALGHLGEAAEPGLVEYADLLGDVNDLHVLSSWLAVHGFSPELAPIPWRAVEERLAAVLEAIFISTPAVWKIVSAR from the coding sequence ATGACCGGAGACTCCATGCCCACGCCCGCCGAGGTCCGGGAACGCCTGGTGGAGGACTGCTTGGCGATGGAGGGCGGGCTGCGGCACCTCCTTGATCCGAAGGCACGGGTGGCGGATGAAACCCACGCGTTGCGGAAGAAGGGGAAGTCGCTGCGGGGAGGGCTGGTGCTCCTGCGGGCACCGAAGTCCGCCGTCCGGGCGGTGGGCGCGGTCGGCCGGTTCCTCGGCGCACCGCGGGATTCCGTGTCCCGCCAGACCACCTGGCGGCGGCTGGATCTGGAGGAGGGGCCATACGCGGAGGAGCCCTCGGTGGCGGCGATCGGCGCGCTTTTGGACGTCCACGCCCACACCGCCACCCGGCGGCCTCCGCCCGTGGCGGTCGAGTGGGCGGAGGCCAGGCTGCGCCATGCCCGGGCCGCGCTGGTGGCGATTCCCGATGAGCACCTGGATCGCCGGGTGGAGAAAGGACGGCGGTTTTTAGCCAAGCGCCTGCGCAAGCGGCTGAAGGCGGTGGGCCACGATCCCGGCGCCGAGGAGCTTCATGAAGCCCGGAAGGCGATCAAGGCCTGGCTCGGCGCGCTCGGTCATCTGGGTGAGGCCGCGGAGCCGGGGCTGGTGGAGTATGCGGACCTGCTCGGCGACGTGAACGACCTGCACGTGTTGTCCTCGTGGCTGGCGGTTCACGGCTTTTCGCCGGAGCTCGCCCCGATCCCGTGGCGGGCAGTGGAGGAACGGCTCGCCGCAGTGCTGGAGGCGATCTTCATCTCCACCCCGGCGGTGTGGAAAATCGTCTCAGCCCGCTGA
- a CDS encoding LamG-like jellyroll fold domain-containing protein: MLLVSSAHAGVWAHYSFDTDCSDVSGNARNGTLTDVGTTGNSGIITTPGDFKFGNGAINFSADRDYVAIPSKTFSSGTAYTIAFWARKTAGDTGQAADWDMAIGQRDTSTFFIALSDVTGSGLRWRGNSSATDRQADFTVTKDYTWHHYAVVASGTTITLYVDGVFSSSATGKQTGFTVDTIGEAYLAANDFDFNGQMDEVWIYDEALGASAVNALFQFNDSNATPAYTGFHHRYDGNFTDSTSAGNGGTPQGSAGITSDPSLTVAGSGALALDGADGSFVTLPTVGTYSATQPWSIAWWARRQSLGTDKGMVIGRGDNTADFIWLNDSFTGLRFRSSSSGTLDFTVAKDMNLHHYALVADGAGHLTLYVDGQQGQTLNGNTAFALDSIGKAYPTTSLHYNFQGTLDEIHVTPSAMDAAQVLSLYQQEKPPATPDALVTRVRVVLIGGQSNADGRAAVGSLPASLQSPQSDVDLYCRAGSGSPVFTTLRPGLSGTSQFGPEVVLGRRLADLYAHESGTRVAIIKYARGGTTLSTQWKAGGDATTTGDGPDYVSFQQTVTEGRAALAAKYPSATLELDSMVWMQGESDAVPGLAALYQTNLTNFIADVRVTYDAALPFIIGRLSSQQTSLDAVSLATVRAAQDAVAAADPRTGVFSTDAFAVNGDNLHFGAAGQQSLGSAFADDAIYYRWMIETFGAADIDAGRTEPDADFDGDGQTNRSEFLGASNPMSALSRFSASVLVNNATAGTVSYTSLSSRLYAVERFAEGTGSWETVLSYSQGQDGQTTRPLTLSGSRGIFRVTTKLP; the protein is encoded by the coding sequence ATGCTTCTCGTGAGTTCCGCCCATGCGGGCGTCTGGGCTCACTATTCATTCGATACCGATTGCTCCGATGTTTCCGGCAACGCCCGGAATGGAACGCTGACCGACGTCGGCACCACCGGGAACAGCGGCATCATCACCACTCCCGGCGATTTCAAATTCGGAAACGGTGCCATCAACTTCAGCGCGGACCGCGATTACGTCGCGATTCCCTCGAAGACCTTCAGCTCGGGAACCGCATACACGATCGCCTTCTGGGCTAGGAAGACCGCGGGGGACACCGGCCAGGCCGCGGATTGGGACATGGCGATCGGCCAGCGGGATACGTCGACGTTCTTCATCGCGTTGAGCGATGTCACCGGTTCCGGCCTGCGCTGGCGTGGCAACTCGAGCGCGACGGACCGTCAGGCCGATTTCACGGTGACGAAGGACTACACGTGGCACCACTACGCGGTGGTCGCCTCCGGCACGACGATCACCCTGTATGTGGATGGCGTGTTCTCCAGTTCCGCCACCGGCAAGCAAACCGGCTTCACCGTGGATACCATCGGGGAGGCTTATCTGGCGGCCAATGACTTCGATTTCAACGGCCAGATGGACGAGGTCTGGATCTACGATGAGGCCCTCGGAGCCAGTGCGGTCAACGCGTTGTTCCAATTCAACGACTCCAATGCGACCCCGGCCTACACGGGATTCCATCACCGCTACGATGGCAATTTCACCGACAGCACCTCCGCTGGAAACGGCGGCACGCCGCAAGGTTCCGCCGGCATCACCTCCGATCCCTCCTTGACCGTCGCGGGCAGCGGGGCGTTGGCGCTGGATGGCGCGGATGGCTCCTTCGTGACGCTTCCTACGGTCGGGACCTACAGCGCCACCCAGCCGTGGTCGATCGCGTGGTGGGCCCGCCGCCAGAGTCTCGGCACGGACAAGGGGATGGTGATCGGCCGGGGCGACAACACCGCCGATTTCATCTGGTTGAACGATTCGTTCACCGGTCTGCGCTTCCGTTCCTCGAGCTCGGGCACGCTGGATTTCACCGTGGCGAAAGACATGAACCTCCACCACTACGCGCTGGTGGCGGATGGAGCCGGTCACCTTACCCTCTACGTGGATGGCCAGCAGGGCCAGACGTTGAACGGCAATACCGCCTTCGCCCTCGACTCCATCGGCAAGGCGTATCCGACGACTTCCCTCCATTACAATTTCCAAGGGACGCTCGATGAGATCCACGTCACCCCCTCGGCGATGGATGCCGCGCAGGTGTTGAGCCTTTATCAGCAGGAAAAACCGCCCGCCACTCCGGACGCCCTGGTGACGCGGGTGCGGGTGGTCTTGATCGGCGGGCAATCGAATGCCGATGGCCGGGCGGCGGTGGGTTCCCTTCCAGCCAGCCTCCAATCTCCGCAGAGCGATGTGGACCTCTACTGCCGTGCTGGCAGCGGGTCCCCTGTCTTCACCACGTTGCGTCCGGGATTGAGCGGAACCTCCCAGTTCGGACCGGAGGTGGTGCTCGGACGGCGCTTGGCGGACCTCTACGCGCATGAATCCGGCACCCGGGTGGCAATCATCAAGTATGCGCGCGGCGGCACCACCCTCAGCACCCAGTGGAAGGCCGGTGGCGATGCCACCACCACGGGCGATGGACCGGACTATGTCAGTTTCCAGCAAACCGTGACGGAAGGGCGGGCTGCCCTCGCCGCGAAATATCCGTCCGCCACGTTGGAGCTGGATTCCATGGTATGGATGCAGGGCGAATCCGATGCGGTGCCGGGCTTGGCGGCGCTTTACCAGACGAACCTCACCAACTTCATCGCCGACGTCAGGGTCACCTATGATGCTGCCCTCCCGTTCATCATCGGTCGCCTCTCCAGCCAGCAGACATCCCTCGACGCCGTTTCGTTGGCCACGGTGCGCGCCGCGCAGGACGCGGTGGCCGCGGCCGATCCCCGCACCGGGGTCTTCTCGACCGACGCGTTCGCCGTGAACGGCGACAATCTCCACTTCGGTGCGGCCGGGCAACAGTCCCTCGGCAGCGCCTTCGCGGACGACGCCATTTACTACCGGTGGATGATCGAGACTTTCGGCGCTGCCGATATCGACGCGGGCCGCACCGAGCCCGACGCGGACTTCGATGGCGATGGCCAGACGAACCGGTCGGAGTTTCTCGGTGCCAGCAATCCCATGTCCGCGCTCTCGCGTTTCAGCGCTTCGGTTCTGGTGAACAACGCCACGGCGGGCACTGTCTCCTACACTTCCCTGAGCTCGAGGTTGTATGCGGTGGAGCGCTTCGCCGAAGGCACCGGCAGTTGGGAGACGGTGCTCTCCTACAGCCAGGGCCAGGATGGGCAGACCACCCGGCCTCTGACCTTGTCCGGTTCCCGGGGGATTTTCCGGGTGACCACGAAGTTGCCGTAA
- a CDS encoding sigma-70 family RNA polymerase sigma factor, producing the protein MPFVKLLTEHQSVITSFVISLLPGAPGVDDVIQETNALLWTKRNQFQLGTNFRAWALTVARFQVLVHLRTLKKQRWVTLDRDVADLLADELEAQPDPEPIERRIEALRTCLDKLRPTDRELLMQRYWHKVRLQDFAVNRGRSLSGLKVQLFRLRVALKRCVESRLVSQWQS; encoded by the coding sequence ATGCCCTTCGTCAAGCTGCTGACCGAGCACCAGAGCGTGATCACCTCGTTCGTGATCTCGCTCCTGCCCGGCGCACCGGGGGTGGACGATGTGATCCAGGAAACCAACGCGCTGCTATGGACGAAGCGGAACCAGTTCCAGCTTGGCACGAATTTCCGCGCGTGGGCGCTGACGGTCGCCCGATTCCAGGTTCTCGTCCATCTGCGGACCCTCAAGAAACAGCGGTGGGTCACGCTGGACAGGGACGTGGCGGACCTGCTGGCGGATGAGTTGGAGGCGCAACCCGATCCCGAGCCCATCGAGCGGCGGATCGAGGCGCTGCGGACCTGCCTGGACAAGCTGCGTCCGACCGACCGCGAATTGCTGATGCAGCGCTACTGGCACAAGGTCCGCTTGCAGGATTTCGCGGTGAACCGCGGGAGATCGCTGAGTGGATTGAAGGTGCAGCTCTTCCGGTTGCGGGTCGCGCTGAAGCGGTGTGTTGAAAGCCGGCTTGTTTCGCAATGGCAGTCATGA
- the pgsA gene encoding CDP-diacylglycerol--glycerol-3-phosphate 3-phosphatidyltransferase: protein MNLPNAITLSRLVLTVVFVVGTGAAGLAGHIVALIAFSIAAASDWLDGYLARKMGLVTPLGKLLDPLADKILVCAAFVFFCARGLCPVWVTSLIIAREFLVTGLRQIAIEAGQVLAADNLGKWKTTFQLTFCITGLVWLTFSDVANPGASTTFWVNLSRPDGWLAQVSLWAAVALTVISGGNYLWSGRHLLKGSAG, encoded by the coding sequence GTGAATCTGCCGAATGCGATCACCCTCTCCCGCCTGGTCCTGACCGTCGTTTTCGTGGTCGGAACCGGGGCCGCCGGCCTGGCCGGACACATCGTGGCCCTGATCGCCTTCAGCATCGCCGCTGCCAGCGATTGGCTGGACGGCTACCTCGCCCGGAAGATGGGCCTGGTGACCCCGCTGGGGAAATTGCTCGACCCGCTGGCGGACAAAATCCTCGTCTGCGCCGCCTTTGTCTTCTTCTGCGCCAGAGGGTTATGCCCGGTGTGGGTGACCTCCTTGATCATCGCCCGGGAGTTCCTGGTCACCGGCCTGCGCCAGATCGCCATCGAGGCCGGCCAGGTGCTGGCCGCCGACAATCTCGGGAAATGGAAGACCACCTTCCAGCTCACCTTCTGTATCACCGGGCTGGTCTGGCTGACGTTTTCCGATGTCGCAAATCCGGGAGCCTCGACCACCTTCTGGGTGAACCTGAGCCGCCCGGACGGCTGGCTGGCCCAGGTCTCGCTGTGGGCGGCGGTCGCCCTGACGGTGATTTCCGGCGGCAATTACCTCTGGAGCGGTCGCCATCTGCTGAAAGGTTCAGCGGGCTGA
- a CDS encoding ECF-type sigma factor — protein MWNPVRIYTTVDEIRKILEVTQLPKGRVSSELLPLVYDELRVMAEKRLADESVCQTLQATALVHEAWISVAGNDERMWTNRTHFFRAAALAMRHILVDRARAKATLKRGENPELVDIESLDIADASIDERVLLVDEMMVLLERDDPESVRLITLKFFGGLTNKEIAVMDGVTERTVERNWSFARAKLFRLIRKEMNERE, from the coding sequence GTGTGGAACCCTGTTCGCATTTACACCACGGTGGACGAGATTCGGAAGATCCTGGAAGTGACCCAATTGCCCAAGGGCCGGGTGTCGTCGGAATTGTTGCCGCTCGTCTATGACGAGTTGCGGGTGATGGCCGAGAAACGGCTGGCGGATGAAAGTGTCTGCCAGACGTTGCAGGCCACGGCCTTGGTTCATGAAGCTTGGATTTCGGTGGCGGGAAACGACGAGCGGATGTGGACCAACCGGACCCATTTTTTCCGCGCCGCGGCCTTGGCCATGCGGCATATCCTCGTCGACCGGGCCCGTGCGAAGGCGACCTTGAAGCGCGGGGAGAACCCGGAGCTGGTGGACATCGAAAGCCTCGACATCGCGGACGCGTCCATCGACGAGCGCGTGCTGCTGGTCGATGAGATGATGGTCCTGCTGGAGCGCGACGACCCGGAGAGCGTGCGCCTGATCACGCTGAAGTTTTTCGGAGGACTCACCAACAAGGAGATCGCCGTGATGGACGGAGTGACGGAACGCACCGTCGAACGCAATTGGTCGTTCGCCCGCGCGAAGCTCTTCCGGCTGATTCGCAAGGAGATGAACGAACGGGAATGA
- a CDS encoding serine/threonine-protein kinase yields MTSPIDRLMFVAVSGIASPEDRRAFLDFACHGDQALRELIEELLQIEGEAESFFEFEPAMTRVEVRTDGEQDGIGAWIGPYRLIDRLGAGGCGVVYLAEQEEPVRRKVALKIIRLGMDTESVIHRFAIEREALALMDHPNIARVLDAGTTFSGRPFFVMELVDGERITDYCDRKRLGLRERLELFVQVCEAIQHAHQKGVIHRDIKPSNVLVREHDGRPVPKVIDFGIAKATLGGTEGDATYTRSGQFLGTPAYMSPEQAEGSEDIDTRSDIYSLGAMLCELLAGRPPFAPEDFKNRGVDQIRTMLREQETGGPSTLLRSIAKEDMEKVAERRAVDPLRLPSQLAGDLDWIVMKATDKDRHRRYGTANWLAMDLQRYLRDEPVSARPPSRSYLLLKMVRRNRLLFAAGCVALSGLVAGLGASTYLFIRERNARTMAEQARANEQRMFQASEYADAVTQAAVFVRYRNMEEADRLLATIPPDQVPASLEAANTLIAVANGNLRKGNGKAAADRFHALVHVLAHVDMTDTEALSREWMPAAAAITEWGTPAQYEDLRRLAVRRFAGSTNASVAEHLLKSTLLEPVDPETLKALAPSAAVMEATLSGPKREKVENLVAWREFALALLAYRQDDLGKTEFWARASLKASGHEQRDGLDHILLAMVAYRQGRVDEAKETLKAVRADMTEWEKSPMTDATRHSWSNWGFGRPLLREAEHLVGMDVAAPEAK; encoded by the coding sequence ATGACCTCGCCGATCGACAGGCTAATGTTCGTCGCCGTCTCGGGCATTGCTTCGCCCGAGGACCGCCGCGCGTTCCTGGATTTCGCCTGCCATGGCGATCAGGCGCTGCGGGAACTCATTGAGGAACTGCTGCAGATCGAGGGCGAGGCCGAGTCGTTCTTCGAGTTCGAACCGGCGATGACGCGGGTCGAGGTCCGGACGGACGGCGAGCAGGATGGCATCGGCGCGTGGATCGGTCCCTATCGTTTGATCGACCGCCTGGGCGCGGGGGGCTGCGGCGTGGTGTATCTGGCGGAGCAGGAAGAGCCGGTGCGGCGGAAGGTGGCCTTGAAGATCATCCGCCTCGGCATGGACACGGAAAGCGTGATCCACCGCTTCGCGATCGAACGCGAGGCGCTGGCCCTGATGGATCATCCGAACATCGCCCGCGTGCTCGATGCCGGAACCACCTTTTCCGGGCGCCCGTTCTTCGTGATGGAGCTGGTCGATGGGGAGCGGATCACCGACTACTGCGATCGCAAGCGGCTGGGACTGCGGGAGCGGCTGGAGCTGTTCGTGCAGGTGTGCGAGGCCATCCAGCACGCGCACCAGAAAGGGGTGATCCATCGCGACATCAAGCCCTCGAATGTCCTGGTCCGGGAGCATGACGGGCGGCCGGTCCCGAAGGTGATCGATTTTGGCATCGCGAAGGCGACGCTCGGGGGTACCGAGGGCGATGCGACCTACACGCGCTCGGGCCAGTTCCTCGGCACCCCCGCCTACATGAGTCCGGAGCAGGCGGAGGGCAGTGAGGACATCGATACCCGCAGCGACATCTACAGCCTCGGCGCGATGCTGTGCGAACTGCTGGCGGGGCGGCCTCCGTTCGCGCCCGAGGATTTCAAGAACCGGGGGGTGGATCAGATCCGCACCATGCTGCGGGAGCAGGAGACCGGAGGTCCGTCCACCTTGCTGCGGAGCATCGCGAAGGAGGACATGGAGAAGGTGGCGGAGCGCCGGGCGGTGGATCCGCTGCGTTTGCCATCCCAGCTCGCGGGAGACTTGGACTGGATCGTGATGAAGGCGACGGACAAGGACCGGCACCGCCGTTACGGGACCGCCAATTGGCTGGCGATGGATCTCCAGCGCTACCTCAGGGACGAGCCGGTCTCGGCCCGTCCTCCCAGCCGCAGCTACCTTCTTCTCAAAATGGTGCGGAGGAACCGCCTGCTCTTCGCCGCGGGTTGTGTTGCCTTGTCCGGCTTGGTCGCCGGCCTCGGGGCCTCCACCTACCTGTTCATCCGCGAGCGGAACGCCCGGACGATGGCGGAACAGGCCCGGGCCAATGAACAGCGGATGTTCCAGGCCTCCGAGTACGCGGACGCGGTCACGCAGGCGGCCGTGTTCGTACGCTACAGGAACATGGAGGAGGCGGACCGGCTGCTCGCGACGATTCCGCCCGATCAGGTTCCAGCCTCCCTGGAGGCCGCGAACACCCTCATCGCCGTGGCGAACGGGAATCTCAGGAAGGGCAATGGCAAGGCCGCGGCGGATCGCTTCCACGCCCTCGTCCATGTCCTCGCCCACGTCGACATGACCGACACCGAGGCCCTTTCCCGCGAGTGGATGCCGGCCGCCGCCGCCATCACCGAGTGGGGAACGCCCGCGCAGTATGAAGATCTCCGCCGTTTGGCCGTCCGGCGCTTCGCGGGCTCGACCAATGCATCGGTGGCGGAGCATTTGCTCAAGTCGACCCTGCTGGAGCCGGTCGATCCCGAAACGCTGAAGGCGCTGGCTCCTTCGGCTGCTGTCATGGAGGCCACCCTTTCCGGACCGAAGAGGGAGAAGGTCGAGAATCTCGTGGCCTGGCGGGAGTTCGCCCTGGCCCTGCTGGCCTACCGGCAGGATGACCTCGGCAAGACCGAGTTCTGGGCCCGCGCGAGCCTGAAGGCATCCGGCCACGAGCAACGGGACGGCTTGGACCACATCCTCCTCGCCATGGTCGCCTACCGGCAGGGGAGGGTGGATGAGGCGAAAGAAACCCTCAAGGCTGTCCGCGCGGACATGACGGAGTGGGAAAAGTCGCCCATGACCGATGCCACCCGCCATTCATGGTCGAACTGGGGGTTCGGCAGGCCGCTCCTCCGGGAGGCCGAGCACCTGGTGGGGATGGACGTCGCGGCGCCGGAGGCGAAATAG
- the gnd gene encoding decarboxylating NADP(+)-dependent phosphogluconate dehydrogenase has protein sequence MSNSDFGLIGLAVMGQNLVLNVESRGFQVSVYNRTTAVTDEFVAAHPDKKLVGSKSLEEFVQSLASPRKVMIMVKAGGPVDAVIEQLIPLLDKGDIIIDGGNSLYTDTERRDKWLGDLGFRFIGAGVSGGEEGARKGPSIMPGGPLSTWDVMKPIFESISAKVDGEPCVTHIGPGGAGHYVKMIHNGIEYGDMQLICEAYNIFKAAGFTPAELATVFTDWNEGDLESYLIQITSKIFAQQDPETGKALVDLVLDTAGQKGTGKWTIMNAVENAVVISTINAAVEARILSSMKDARVAASAKLQGPKAEISAEKAELVKKVHDALFASKIISYAQGLDLIAAMGKEKNWGLDLGKIAAIWRGGCIIRARFLNHITDSYRSNPELSNLMLAPYFTDLLNQFQQNWREVIATATLAGIPVPAFSASLGYYDSYRSAVLPANLLQAQRDFFGAHTYERTDKPRGEFFHTEWPEVIG, from the coding sequence ATGAGCAACAGCGATTTCGGACTTATTGGTCTGGCCGTCATGGGCCAGAATCTCGTCCTCAACGTCGAATCCCGCGGCTTCCAGGTCTCGGTCTACAACCGCACCACCGCCGTCACGGACGAATTCGTCGCCGCCCACCCGGACAAGAAGCTGGTTGGTTCGAAGTCCCTCGAGGAGTTCGTCCAGTCCCTGGCCTCCCCGCGCAAGGTCATGATCATGGTGAAGGCCGGTGGTCCGGTGGACGCCGTGATCGAGCAGCTCATCCCGCTCCTCGACAAGGGTGACATCATCATCGACGGCGGTAACTCGCTTTACACCGACACCGAGCGCCGCGACAAGTGGCTCGGCGACCTCGGTTTCCGCTTCATCGGCGCCGGCGTGTCCGGTGGCGAGGAAGGTGCCCGCAAGGGTCCGTCCATCATGCCGGGCGGCCCGCTGTCCACCTGGGACGTCATGAAGCCGATCTTCGAATCGATCTCCGCGAAGGTCGATGGCGAGCCCTGCGTGACCCACATCGGCCCGGGTGGCGCCGGTCACTACGTCAAGATGATCCACAACGGCATCGAGTACGGTGACATGCAGCTCATCTGCGAAGCCTACAACATCTTCAAGGCCGCCGGCTTCACCCCGGCCGAGCTCGCCACCGTCTTCACCGATTGGAACGAAGGCGACCTCGAGTCCTACCTCATCCAGATCACCTCGAAGATCTTCGCCCAGCAGGACCCGGAAACCGGCAAGGCGCTCGTCGACCTCGTGCTCGACACCGCCGGCCAGAAGGGCACCGGCAAGTGGACCATCATGAACGCCGTCGAGAACGCCGTCGTGATCTCCACCATCAACGCCGCCGTGGAAGCCCGCATCCTGTCCTCCATGAAGGACGCCCGCGTGGCCGCCTCCGCCAAGCTCCAGGGCCCGAAGGCCGAGATCTCCGCCGAGAAGGCCGAGCTGGTCAAGAAGGTGCACGACGCGCTCTTCGCCTCCAAGATCATCTCCTACGCGCAGGGCCTCGACCTGATCGCCGCCATGGGCAAGGAGAAGAACTGGGGCCTCGACCTCGGCAAGATCGCCGCCATCTGGCGCGGTGGCTGCATCATCCGCGCCCGCTTCCTGAACCACATCACGGACAGCTACCGCTCCAACCCGGAGCTCAGCAACCTGATGCTGGCCCCGTACTTCACCGACCTCCTCAACCAGTTCCAGCAGAACTGGCGCGAAGTCATCGCCACCGCCACCCTCGCGGGTATCCCGGTGCCGGCGTTCTCCGCCTCCCTCGGCTACTACGACAGCTACCGCAGCGCCGTCCTCCCGGCCAACCTGCTCCAGGCCCAGCGCGACTTCTTCGGCGCGCACACCTACGAGCGCACGGACAAGCCGCGCGGCGAGTTCTTCCACACCGAGTGGCCGGAAGTCATCGGCTGA
- the nagA gene encoding N-acetylglucosamine-6-phosphate deacetylase, giving the protein MKRTLIQNARIVSPDRDLENGALLLEDGRIAAVYEAGAELPAADTVIDAAGRIAMPGFFDIHCHGADGHDVCDNSLEAIRHIARKKLQEGVTTWLPTTLTQPQDKLEEIAGKIAEYMANPEFTRAPGVHVEGPFINKEKAGAQNPEYVRLPNFPELKAFHDIAPALIVSLAPEMPGALEVIREAKAHGITSSAAHTSSTAAHIAAAKDAGLTHLTHFGNAMTPLHHREIGVVGTGLMDDSIKIELICDTVHLAPDMLKLIFKLVPIDRILMITDSMAASWIGNGECMLGGLEVVVENDVARLKHGGALAGSALLYNDGVKNVAAITGLPLSQIVKTTSWNQAQSLGLEGFGKLEPGFHADIVLLDSDFNVWKTLVGGEER; this is encoded by the coding sequence ATGAAGAGAACACTGATCCAGAACGCCCGTATTGTATCGCCGGACCGGGACCTCGAGAACGGCGCGCTCCTGCTGGAAGACGGCCGAATCGCCGCCGTCTATGAAGCCGGGGCCGAGCTCCCCGCCGCGGACACCGTGATCGACGCCGCCGGCCGCATTGCGATGCCCGGTTTCTTCGACATCCATTGTCACGGCGCGGACGGCCACGACGTCTGCGACAACTCGCTGGAAGCCATCCGCCACATCGCGCGGAAGAAGCTCCAGGAAGGCGTCACCACCTGGCTGCCCACCACCCTCACCCAGCCGCAGGACAAGCTGGAGGAAATCGCCGGCAAGATCGCCGAATACATGGCGAACCCGGAATTCACCCGCGCTCCGGGCGTGCACGTGGAAGGCCCTTTCATCAACAAGGAGAAAGCCGGTGCCCAGAACCCGGAATACGTGCGCCTGCCGAATTTCCCCGAGCTCAAGGCGTTCCATGACATCGCCCCGGCCCTGATCGTCTCCCTCGCCCCGGAAATGCCGGGCGCGCTCGAAGTGATCCGCGAGGCCAAGGCGCACGGCATCACCAGCTCCGCCGCCCACACCTCCTCCACCGCGGCCCACATCGCCGCCGCGAAGGACGCCGGCCTGACCCATCTCACCCACTTCGGCAATGCCATGACGCCGCTCCACCACCGCGAGATCGGCGTGGTCGGCACCGGCCTGATGGACGACTCGATCAAGATCGAGCTGATCTGCGACACCGTCCACCTCGCCCCGGACATGCTGAAGCTCATCTTCAAGCTCGTCCCGATCGACCGCATCCTGATGATCACCGATTCCATGGCCGCGTCCTGGATCGGCAACGGCGAGTGCATGCTCGGCGGCCTCGAAGTGGTCGTGGAAAACGACGTCGCCCGCCTCAAGCACGGCGGCGCGCTCGCCGGCTCCGCGCTGCTCTACAACGACGGCGTGAAGAACGTGGCCGCCATCACCGGCCTGCCGCTGTCCCAGATCGTCAAAACCACCTCCTGGAACCAGGCCCAGTCGCTCGGCCTCGAGGGCTTCGGCAAGCTCGAGCCCGGCTTCCACGCCGACATCGTGCTGCTCGATTCCGACTTCAACGTCTGGAAGACGCTGGTCGGCGGCGAGGAACGCTGA